TCTCCTTTCTTGAAGAAGAGGATGGCTTCAGTCATACCAGGGATAGCGCCCTGACCAGCGGCCTGGAAGCTGAATGGCTCCATGCTGTGTGGTTGGGTTTGCTTGGTGCTGTCCATGTTGGAATCGAAATATTTTCCTTCAGTAGTGTAGCCAGTGTATTTGATAGCTACAACATCGCCTGTATCGATAGCCGCACCATTCTGTGTGGAAGTGATGTGGTAGTAAACGCCGTTTGGAGTTTTCTGTACAGTGAGGTTGTTCTTCTTCACGTATGCGTCCAGACCAGCAGCGTCTTTCGTTTTCTGACCTTCTGCTTCAATTTTCATGCGGGCTTGTTCTTTCATCATCTCTGCGTTGCGGTCTACTTCGGCCAGGCTGTCGCTGGTGAATACGTCAGCTACGCGGAAGCTGAGAACGATCTTGTCTTTACGTTTGATGAAGGGAGGCAGTTGTGCTCCTTTCTTCAGGAGTGTATCGGGAACCAGCACTACAGTAGCGCTGTCGCCTTTACGCAGGAGAACGAAGATCTCTGCAGGGTTGTAAGTGGAACCAACAGAATCAACTGGTGCATACAGGGGCATTTTACCGTAGTTGTCGCCGAAAGTAGTGTCACCAGATTTTTGCTGGAAGTATAATTTGAGGATATTACCACGTTTAACCACAGGCTGGCTATTGTCGTCAGATTGGATCTTGTACATCAGACCGCTCTTGGTCTTTTTGAAAGAACCACCGCCTGAACAGGCTGCGAAACCAAGGGCGATTGCCAGGCCACTGAGAAGAATGGTTGTTTTTTTCATGCTGGAAAATTATTAATTACCTTCTTTATTGTTTTTTGTTAGATGATGTTCTTTCTTCCTGGAGGGCAGCTTCATTTTCCTGGATGGCCTGCATGAAATGCTCCACGGTCTCATCCAGTGATGCGCTGCTTCTGCCGCCTGCTGCGTTGAAGTGACCACCGCCTTCGAAATATTTCCGGGCGAAACTGTTCACGTCAAAGTCGCCTTTGCTGCGGAAGCTCCATTTTCTTTCTTCATCCCTGTCTATAACGATCGCGGCCAGCCGAATTCCCTGGATGCTGAGCGGATAGTTCACCAGACCTTCTGTATCGCCGGTTTTGATCTCATAGCGCAGGAGGTCTTTCTTGGGGATGGAGATGAGAGCAGTATTGTATTCATAGAACACTTCCATGCGATGCAGGAGTACATGGCCTATGAAGCGCAACCTGTTCTCGAGATAGTTATCGTAAATATGCTCATGAACTTTGGTATGGTCAAGTCCCTGGTCTTTAAAATCAGCAATCATACGGTGCACCGCTGCGCTTGCTGCGGGGAAACGAAATGAACCGGTGTCGGTCATTACGCCTGCATAAAGACATTGGGCCACTTCTTTATTCACGAGGTGTTTGTAACCTGCTTCCACGATGAAGTCGTAGATCATTTCGCTGGTAGAGCTCTTTTTGGTATCGGAGATACCATACGCGAAAGTGGGCGTATCGGGCTGTGCGTGGTGATCTATGAGAATACGTGTAACATTGAGCGCTTTGATGATAGGCGCCATATTCTTGGTGCGGAGCAGGATATTGAAGTCAAGACAAAAGATCCATTCGGCTTCTTTGAGAATGCCTTCGGCTTTGTCTCTCGTGAGTTCGAAGTCCACTACTTTATTGCATCCGGGCATCCAGTTGAGCCACTTGGCCCAGTTGGTTGGGGATACCACAGTAACGTGGTGGCCCAGTTGTACCAGGAAATGATAAAGTCCCAGGGCGGATCCCATGGCGTCTGCATCAGGCTTCTGATGCATGGTGATCACCACTTTGCGTGGTGTGTTGAGCAGCGGGTATAAATCTTGGATAGGTAGCATAAAACGGAGGCAAATTTGCGGAAATAAAGTCCAACGGCCAAAAGGAATATCCTTTTGACGGGATGTATCCGCAGGATTTGCGGCCGGACGGCCTTATCAGTTGGGCAGTGGCTTCAGTTTATACCCTTTTTTACGAAGCAAGGCCAGCACGCCTTTATCCCCGGCCAGGTGCCCCGCCCCTACGGCAAAAAGTACGGTCTGACGGCCATCCTGGGAGATATTGAAGATATCGTGGCTCCAGTTGAGGTTACGGTTGTAAAGGAGCACATCCATGTATTCCTCCATACCGGGATCGCTTTTGACAATGAGGGAGTCCATCTGGGAGAGGTCTTGTTTTTTATAGACTTCGGCCAGTTTGAGGGTGGTCTTTTTGTAGGTGTCGATGCTATCGATATAAGACAGGAGGTCTTTTGCCTGTTTTTTGTAAGGGATGCTGTCGAACAGGCCGGCCTGGTAGGCGACGGTCTCGATACCTTTGATCTCCTTATTGTATTTCCTGCCTTCGGTCATGATAAGCTCTTCCATGGATTTCTTTTTGGGGCAATCCATGAGCCTTTCTGAAATGATGCTGGAAATGAAATAAGGTTTGAAACGCGTGAGCATGCTGAGCGGCAGCATGGTCTTGTTATCTGAAAAGTATTTTTCGATGCGGGCGAATTCAGCTTCGGTGAGCAGGTCCTGCAGTTTCTGGTTATCGCTCATGCGGGCGTATTTCATGAAGCCCATGGTTTCTTCGGAATTGTCCATATCCAGTTCAAAACAGATGAAATCGCTGCTTTGGATGATCTTTTTGAGGTTTTCGCTCAGCGCGGCGTCTGCTTCGCAGAGGATATGCATGGTGCCGAAGAGATAGGAAGGCTTGGCCATTCCGTTACCGGAGATCTCCCAGAGGAGCGTTTTGGGGGTGGCGGAGGTTTTGGCAGCGGGTTTGGCTACTGCTTTGGGCTTTGCGGCGGTCTTGGGCGCCTGGGCAAAGGAAAAGAGCGAGCCGAGGGTTAACAATACTGCCAGTCCGGATGATTTCATAAACCTGTATTTTCAGCAAATTACAGAGAAAGAACGTTAAAACGTAATCCCGGGTGGCCCGAGTTCTTCCGAATTAACAGGGAACTATTATATTTGTTACGAACAAAAATTGTAACAGTATGTCCCTTACGTCTAACAACAATAAGAAGAACGACAAAAAAGGAAAAAAGAACAATAATAATATGGTAGGTGGCTCCGGCTCCAAGTTCATCAGCAAACCTGGTGGTAAAGTTGGCGGCGGATTCAATAAGAAGGTTACCAAAACCGGTGGCACAAGAGGTAGCTAATTAGTTTGTATGAGTGAACTTGAGATCCCGGTTACCTGGAAGGGTAAAGACCTCTCCTTCCCTGCCCGATTGCAGCAGACCGGTTATACGCACAGGATCCTGGTGGATGTGAATGGTGTTGAAGTGGCGCTGGAACCCGATGAAGAAAAGAATTATCGTGCAATACTGGTGGACCCCGATCACCCGGATGCGAAAAAGCTGGATGCCGGATTGATTGCGGCAATTGTGGAAGTGGTGGAATCTGTGGTAAGATGATCACCCGTTCTTAAAGATATCTTTTTATGCCGGCCGCTCTTCACAGAGCGGCCGTTTTCATTTCCTCCATTTTAAAATACAATTAAAAAATACGGGAAATGATGAAATGCTCTGCATAACAATGCTGTGTGTTTTCTGTAAGATGAATTTATAGGTATGACTTTTGATACGATGGCAGAAACGCCTCCGTAACCTTAGCCTGTAGAATTATCTAACACAAAACGAAACAAATTTGTTATGATCAATTCTACCCGGTCTTACAGACTGCTGCGGAGAAGTGTTGTGCGCGTATTCACCGGATGCCTGATTCTCTTCTCATTTTCTTATGCATCTAACGGACAGGACACAGCGAAACCGAAACAAGACAAGTTCCTTCTCAAAACAGATACTATCCCCCGAAAAGATCCTCCCCCTTCTGATACGATCCCTAAAAAAGATACTGTTCCCATATTGCAGGATACTATGCCAACGCAGGCAGACGATAGCCTCAGGCAGCAAACAGATACAGCACTCGTTACCGGCAGGGTATCGCTGCCTGCTGAATCCACTGACCTCTCGGGAACTTCGGTTCAGGTAAAAGGACAGCAGGCCGTGATCCTCACAGACAGTTCCGGCCGCTTCGCCATCAGGGCCAAACCCGGAGATGTACTCGTTTTCAGCAGGGTCGGTTTCAGAAGCACCGAGGTAAGGGTCAGTGCACAGAAACAGGTCACCGTCAGTTTGCAGGCCGCGGGCAGCGATGAGCTTGACCAGGTAGTGGTGGTCAGCTATGGCAAACAGCGGCAACGAAACATCACCGGTTCCATCGCAGTAGTGGAAGCAACGGATATCCGCGATATCCCCGCTGCTGAATTCGGACAAAGACTCAATGGTAAAGTGCCCGGCCTGCAGATCAACCAGGTGACCGGCAGACCCGGTCAGGCCATGACCTTCCGCCTCAGAGGCGCATCCTCTCTCAATTCAGGCAACCAGCCTTTGTTTGTAGTGGATGGTCAACCGGTAACTGATATCAATCTGCTGAATCCTGACGATATTGAAAGTTTCAGTGTGCTGAAAGACGCTTCCTCCACAGCGCTCTACGGGTCACGCGCAGCCAATGGCGTTGTGATGATCACCACAAGAACTGCCAAACCCAACAAGACCGTTGTTACTGTCAACAGCTCCGTTGGCTGGCAAAGCGTAGCAGAAAGAGGCAGGCCCAATACCATGAACGCAAGAGAATTTGCCACGTTCATGAAGGAATATTATGAAGATAAAAGACGCTACGAAGGAACGCCCACCGATCCTCCACGCGAACCAACACTGGATGATGTGCCGGAAGAATATCGTAATCCCTCACAATATGGAGAAGGAACCGACTGGTACGATGAGATGCTGAGAACTGCCCCCATGCAAACACACACCGTGAATGTATCCACGGGCACCAACAAGGTACTCAGCAGTATTACCGCTACCTACTTCAATCAACAGGGTGTGATGCTCAACACAGGGATGGAACGTTTTTCTTTTCGCGCCAATAACGAGTTCCGCCCCATCAAAGGACTCAAGCTTGGATTCAATATTGCGCCTTCGTTCCAGAATGATAAGAACACAAGAGCCAACCTGGATGGAAACCGGCAGATCCTTGTACTGGGTATGATCGCTTCACCACTCGTTCCCAAACAAAACCCGGATGGAAGCTTTCCGCTCAGAGGCAGCTCTACAGGCATGTATGCCATGCCCAATCCTTATCAGCAATTGCTCAATGCGAACGTAGATCAGAAAACCTTCAGGATGCTGGGTAATGCATATGCTGAACTGGAGATCATCAAAGACCTGAACTTTCGCACCAGCGTGAATGTAGACCTGGGGAATGCAGATTACAATGCATTCTACAATAAGAACTATGGTACATTCGGGTCTCCCCCACCCAATACCAATATCAACGCAGTGCACAGTTCCTTCAACTATACCTCCTGGTTGACGGAAAACACACTTACTTATAATTTCTTTCTCGGCGCCGATCATCATTTTGATGTACTGGCAGGATATGCTGCACAGAAATACAGTCGTAATCTCCGGAATATCTCAGGCACTAATTTTCCGAACGATCTTATTCCCTGGATCATTCAGGGCTCAGGCGTGAACAGCGGCAACACCAACAATACAGAATGGGATATGATCAGCTGGTTCGGAAGACTGAATTATGATTTCCAGAACAAGTATTTCATCACGGCTAATATTCGTCGCGATGCATCTTCACGATTCGGAACCGATAACAGGTGGGGATATTTCCCATCAGTTGCGGCTGGTTGGGTTGTGAGTGATGAGAAGTTTTTCCCCAAGAGCAAGCTGATGTCATTCCTCAAACTGCGCGGCAGCTATGGTCTTACAGGAAATAATAATATCGGGGATTATACACAGGTGTCGCTGCTGAGTCCCACTCCTTATACATTTGAAGGAGCCACCAGCAGTCCCGGTTATTCCATCACTTCTCTCGGTAATCCGCTGCTGAGCTGGGAAACCTCCAAACAACTTGATCTCGGATTGGAAGCATCTTTTCTTGACGACAGAATCCAACTCACTTACGATTATTACAGGAAAGAAACAGAAGACCTGTTGTATCGCATCGATCTACCTTCTTCTTCAGGATATACGCAGATCACTTCCAATGTTGGTTCTTTCAGGATGTGGGGTCATGAGATCTCACTCAGCACCCTCAACCTCACAGGAGCATTGAAATGGACCACCAATTTCAATATCGCTTTCAATGATAACAAAGTGCTTCGCCTCCAGAACGACAACCCTATCGGCGGCACAGGTACGTATAACGATTATAACCGTACCGCTGTGGGCCGCAGGATCGGTGAGTTCTGGGGCTATGTGTTCGACGGCGTTTATATGACACAGGAAGAATTTGATTCGCAACCCAAACACAATACTTCTGCTGTAGGTACCACAAGAATGAAAGATATCGATGGCAATAATGTGATAGATGCAAAGGATAAAGATTTTATCGGCAATCCCAACCCACGTTATCTCTACGGCATGACCAATACACTTAGCTGGAAAAACTGGGATTTCAATGTAGTGGTTTCAGGCGCTGCAGGACATGATATTATGTACGTGAATAATCAGAACCTTTTGAATATCGACGGCATTTTCAATGTAACGAAAGACATGGCCCAACGCTGGCGTTCACCCTCCAATCCCGGCAATGGCAAAGCGCCGCGCACACTCACAGGCACAACCGAATTGTACAGGCTCGGCAATTCCAATTGGGTCTCTCCCGGTGATTATCTTACTGTGCGTAACATAACGCTCGGATATACTTTCACGGATGTTCTGAAGTACGTGAAGTCGGCCCGCATCTATATCAGCGGCAACCAGCTTTTCGTTTTCACGAAATACAAAGAACAAAACCCAGAGGCCAACGACAGCCGGGATCAGGCCACAACAGGTGGTCTGGACAATGGATCCTTTCCCGTTCCCAGGAACTTTATCATTGGAGCCAATATCAGTTTCTAACCGGCAATTACAATTGAAGACCTATCTAATCTAATTATATGAAACGTTATCTTTTAATTTTACTGGTAGCCTGCACCGGACTTGGTTCCTGCAAGAAAGACTTCCTGGACCTGCTGCCCGAAGGCAGCATTCCTCCCGAAAATTATTTCAAGAATACAGAAGAGTTTCAGCAGGCGCTGACAGGTGCGTATGTGCCTTTGCGTGATATAGCCAATATTGCCTTCTTCATGGATGAAATGCGATCAGACAATACCCATTATGATTACAATGCGCAGGATCGTGGAGGGATCGGTTATGAACAGCTGGCGGATTTCATGGATGATGCCGGCAATAGCGTGATCAATACCAGGTACGCAGCCGCATTCAATGGCATATCCCGCACCAATGTGATCCTCGACAGACTGGAGACCATCCAGTTTGAGATGGCTGAGGAAGACAGAAAAAAGATCACTGGTGAAGCCAAAGCGCTTCGTGCACATTATTATTTCGACCTGATCCGTCATTTCGGTCCGGTTCCTCTGCACCTGCACGAAGTGCGCACTTCAGAGCAGGC
This portion of the Pseudobacter ginsenosidimutans genome encodes:
- a CDS encoding FKBP-type peptidyl-prolyl cis-trans isomerase — translated: MKKTTILLSGLAIALGFAACSGGGSFKKTKSGLMYKIQSDDNSQPVVKRGNILKLYFQQKSGDTTFGDNYGKMPLYAPVDSVGSTYNPAEIFVLLRKGDSATVVLVPDTLLKKGAQLPPFIKRKDKIVLSFRVADVFTSDSLAEVDRNAEMMKEQARMKIEAEGQKTKDAAGLDAYVKKNNLTVQKTPNGVYYHITSTQNGAAIDTGDVVAIKYTGYTTEGKYFDSNMDSTKQTQPHSMEPFSFQAAGQGAIPGMTEAILFFKKGDKGRMLIPSVLAYGANPQPGGPIKPNENLIFDIEVVDVKKRSEAPAPGAVPHAGH
- a CDS encoding TraB/GumN family protein gives rise to the protein MKSSGLAVLLTLGSLFSFAQAPKTAAKPKAVAKPAAKTSATPKTLLWEISGNGMAKPSYLFGTMHILCEADAALSENLKKIIQSSDFICFELDMDNSEETMGFMKYARMSDNQKLQDLLTEAEFARIEKYFSDNKTMLPLSMLTRFKPYFISSIISERLMDCPKKKSMEELIMTEGRKYNKEIKGIETVAYQAGLFDSIPYKKQAKDLLSYIDSIDTYKKTTLKLAEVYKKQDLSQMDSLIVKSDPGMEEYMDVLLYNRNLNWSHDIFNISQDGRQTVLFAVGAGHLAGDKGVLALLRKKGYKLKPLPN
- a CDS encoding SusC/RagA family TonB-linked outer membrane protein, whose product is MINSTRSYRLLRRSVVRVFTGCLILFSFSYASNGQDTAKPKQDKFLLKTDTIPRKDPPPSDTIPKKDTVPILQDTMPTQADDSLRQQTDTALVTGRVSLPAESTDLSGTSVQVKGQQAVILTDSSGRFAIRAKPGDVLVFSRVGFRSTEVRVSAQKQVTVSLQAAGSDELDQVVVVSYGKQRQRNITGSIAVVEATDIRDIPAAEFGQRLNGKVPGLQINQVTGRPGQAMTFRLRGASSLNSGNQPLFVVDGQPVTDINLLNPDDIESFSVLKDASSTALYGSRAANGVVMITTRTAKPNKTVVTVNSSVGWQSVAERGRPNTMNAREFATFMKEYYEDKRRYEGTPTDPPREPTLDDVPEEYRNPSQYGEGTDWYDEMLRTAPMQTHTVNVSTGTNKVLSSITATYFNQQGVMLNTGMERFSFRANNEFRPIKGLKLGFNIAPSFQNDKNTRANLDGNRQILVLGMIASPLVPKQNPDGSFPLRGSSTGMYAMPNPYQQLLNANVDQKTFRMLGNAYAELEIIKDLNFRTSVNVDLGNADYNAFYNKNYGTFGSPPPNTNINAVHSSFNYTSWLTENTLTYNFFLGADHHFDVLAGYAAQKYSRNLRNISGTNFPNDLIPWIIQGSGVNSGNTNNTEWDMISWFGRLNYDFQNKYFITANIRRDASSRFGTDNRWGYFPSVAAGWVVSDEKFFPKSKLMSFLKLRGSYGLTGNNNIGDYTQVSLLSPTPYTFEGATSSPGYSITSLGNPLLSWETSKQLDLGLEASFLDDRIQLTYDYYRKETEDLLYRIDLPSSSGYTQITSNVGSFRMWGHEISLSTLNLTGALKWTTNFNIAFNDNKVLRLQNDNPIGGTGTYNDYNRTAVGRRIGEFWGYVFDGVYMTQEEFDSQPKHNTSAVGTTRMKDIDGNNVIDAKDKDFIGNPNPRYLYGMTNTLSWKNWDFNVVVSGAAGHDIMYVNNQNLLNIDGIFNVTKDMAQRWRSPSNPGNGKAPRTLTGTTELYRLGNSNWVSPGDYLTVRNITLGYTFTDVLKYVKSARIYISGNQLFVFTKYKEQNPEANDSRDQATTGGLDNGSFPVPRNFIIGANISF
- a CDS encoding DHH family phosphoesterase → MLPIQDLYPLLNTPRKVVITMHQKPDADAMGSALGLYHFLVQLGHHVTVVSPTNWAKWLNWMPGCNKVVDFELTRDKAEGILKEAEWIFCLDFNILLRTKNMAPIIKALNVTRILIDHHAQPDTPTFAYGISDTKKSSTSEMIYDFIVEAGYKHLVNKEVAQCLYAGVMTDTGSFRFPAASAAVHRMIADFKDQGLDHTKVHEHIYDNYLENRLRFIGHVLLHRMEVFYEYNTALISIPKKDLLRYEIKTGDTEGLVNYPLSIQGIRLAAIVIDRDEERKWSFRSKGDFDVNSFARKYFEGGGHFNAAGGRSSASLDETVEHFMQAIQENEAALQEERTSSNKKQ